One segment of Clarias gariepinus isolate MV-2021 ecotype Netherlands chromosome 6, CGAR_prim_01v2, whole genome shotgun sequence DNA contains the following:
- the lrrc8db gene encoding leucine rich repeat containing 8 VRAC subunit Db, with translation MFSLTEVASLNDIQPTYRILKPWWDVFMDYLGIVMLMVAIFAGTMQLTKDQVVCLPVLNSWEESITTQKPPETASGIGTAGNRVTLAAAPSTVKDQHDPVIHHFSQPTEMINPQPTGVKTNMDFQQYVFVNQMCYHLALPWYSKYFPYLALIHTIVLMVSSNFWFKYPKTSSKIEHFVSILGKCFESPWTTKALSETACEDSEENKQRMTGGISLPKHLSTSSEEGSPNSSTPMLGKSSVKFSTEKPVIEVPIMTILDKKDGEQAKALFEKVRKFRVHVEDSDLIYKLYVAQTVIKTVKFILILCYTTTFVAYINFEHDCNPDVKHLTGYTKFECTHNMAFMLKKLLISYIAIIFVYGLVCIHTLFWLFRRPLKEYSFEKVREESSFSDIPDVKNDFAFLLHMVDQYDQLYSKRFGVFLSEVSENKLREISLNHEWTFEKLRQHVTRNVQDKLELHLFMLSGVPDAVFDLTDLEILKLELIPEARITAKISQMINLQELHLYHCPSKVEQTAFSFLRDHLRCLHVKFTDVAEIPQWVYLLKNLRELYLVGHLNSENNKMIGLESLRDLRHLKMLHLKSNLTKVPTNITDLAPHLVKLVVHNDGTKLLVLNSLKKMMNLSDLELHNCELERIPHAIFSLTNLQELDLKSNNIRTIEEVISFQHLKRLICLKLWHNKIINIPLSIGQVKNLESLYLSHNKLESLPASLFSLPKLRYLDVSHNSIVAIPSEVGFLQNLQHFAITGNRVELVPKTLFKCTKLRTLCLGQNCISSLPEKIGQLVQLLHLELKGNCLDRLPAQLGQCRLLRRSGLIVEDHLFDSLPIEVKDSINQESNATYANGM, from the coding sequence ATGTTCTCCCTCACAGAAGTTGCTTCTCTGAACGACATCCAGCCAACGTATCGAATTCTGAAACCATGGTGGGATGTGTTCATGGATTATTTGGGCATCGTAATGCTCATGGTGGCCATATTTGCTGGAACGATGCAGTTAACCAAAGACCAGGTTGTTTGCTTGCCTGTTCTAAATTCGTGGGAGGAGTCCATCACCACACAGAAGCCACCTGAAACCGCTTCTGGCATTGGTACAGCAGGAAACAGAGTGACATTAGCAGCTGCACCTTCAACGGTCAAGGACCAGCATGACCCAGTTATCCACCATTTCTCTCAGCCAACTGAAATGATAAATCCTCAGCCAACAGGGGTGAAAACAAACATGGACTTTCAGCAGTATGTCTTTGTCAACCAAATGTGCTACCATCTTGCCCTCCCTTGGTATTCAAAATACTTTCCCTATCTGGCTCTCATTCACACAATTGTCCTCATGGTCAGCAGCAACTTTTGGTTTAAGTATCCAAAGACAAGTTCAAAAATTGAGCATTTTGTGTCAATTTTGGGGAAGTGTTTTGAGTCCCCTTGGACCACTAAAGCATTGTCAGAGACGGCCTGCGAAGACTCAGAAGAGAATAAGCAAAGAATGACAGGAGGCATCTCATTACCAAAGCATTTATCCACCAGCAGTGAGGAGGGGAGTCCAAACTCATCTACACCAATGCTGGGAAAATCCAGTGTTAAATTTTCCACTGAAAAGCCTGTCATTGAAGTTCCAATCATGACCATATTGGACAAGAAAGATGGCGAGCAAGCCAAGGCACTTTTTGAAAAAGTGAGGAAGTTTCGTGTGCATGTTGAGGACAGTGACTTGATCTACAAGCTCTACGTTGCGCAGACTGTAATTAAGACGGTCAAGTTTATTTTGATCTTGTGTTACACAACAACATTTGTTGCATACATTAATTTTGAGCACGATTGTAACCCAGATGTTAAGCATTTAACTGGCTACACCAAATTTGAGTGCACTCATAAtatggcattcatgttgaaaaagcTGCTCATTAGCTACATTGCCATCATTTTTGTTTATGGCTTGGTATGTATTCACACACTTTTCTGGTTATTCAGGCGGCCTCTGAAGGAGTACTCATTTGAGAAGGTGAGAGAAGAGAGCAGCTTTAGTGACATACCAGATGTAAAGAACGACTTTGCATTTCTCTTGCACATGGTAGACCAATATGATCAGTTATACTCTAAACGCTTTGGTGTCTTTCTCTCAGAGGTCAGTGAAAACAAACTGCGGGAAATTAGCTTGAATCACGAGTGGACATTCGAGAAGCTACGGCAGCACGTGACACGGAACGTGCAAGACAAGTTGGAGCTCCACTTGTTTATGCTCTCAGGTGTTCCTGATGCAGTATTCGACCTCACTGACCTTGAGATATTAAAGCTTGAGCTAATCCCTGAAGCACGGATAACAGCAAAGATTTCCCAGATGATCAATCTTCAGGAGCTTCATTTATATCACTGCCCTTCCAAAGTTGAGCAGACTGCATTCAGTTTTCTTCGTGATCACCTTCGGTGCCTTCATGTTAAGTTTACAGATGTTGCAGAGATACCCCAGTGGGTTTACTTGTTGAAGAACCTGAGGGAGCTTTACTTGGTGGGACACCTGAACTCTGAAAATAACAAGATGATTGGCTTGGAATCCCTCAGAGACCTGAGGCATCTGAAAATGCTACATCTGAAGAGCAACCTTACTAAGGTCCCAACAAACATAACAGACTTAGCCCCGCATCTGGTCAAACTTGTGGTACACAACGATGGTACTAAGCTCTTGGTATTAAATAGTTTGAAAAAGATGATGAATCTTTCTGATCTTGAGTTGCATAATTGTGAACTGGAAAGGATACCACATGCCATCTTTAGTTTGACAAATCTGCAGGAGTTAGATTTGAAATCCAACAATATTCGCACTATTGAGGAGGTTATCAGCTTCCAGCACCTAAAAAGGCTGATCTGCCTCAAACTTTGGCACAACAAGATTATCAACATTCCACTGTCCATAGGTCAAGTAAAGAACCTTGAGTCCCTGTACCTTTCTCACAACAAACTTGAGTCCTTGCCTGcatctttgtttagtttaccTAAGCTGAGATATTTGGACGTAAGTCACAACTCCATTGTGGCCATTCCATCAGAGGTAGGTTTCCTGCAGAACCTCCAGCACTTTGCTATCACAGGAAATAGGGTGGAATTGGTGCCAAAGACCCTGTTTAAATGCACCAAGCTCCGGACCTTGTGTTTGGGACAAAACTGTATCTCTTCCCTGCCAGAGAAAATTGGCCAGCTAGTGCAGCTGCTGCATCTAGAGTTAAAGGGAAATTGTTTGGACCGCCTTCCAGCCCAGCTTGGACAGTGCAGACTCTTGCGTCGAAGTGGTCTGATTGTGGAGGATCACCTGTTTGACTCTCTCCCGATAGAGGTCAAAGACAGCATTAATCAGGAAAGCAATGCCACGTATGCTAACGGAATGTAA